One Methanobacterium formicicum DNA segment encodes these proteins:
- the rnz gene encoding ribonuclease Z, whose amino-acid sequence MELIFLGTSSALPTTKRNHPSIALKAFGEVMLFDCGEGTQRQMARIKLSPMKVDHIYLTHLHGDHFLGLPGMIQSMAFRGRKEPLHIYGPEGTIKTVQAIKDLGYYALSFPIHAYEVREGVILETDNYVIECCPTHHSVLNLAYSVEEKRSPKFLREKAIALGLKPGPDFGKLQNGIPVELNGELILPEQVLGEKRRGRKIVYSGDTIPCQELVKFASNADVLIHESTYESSQEKKALENGHSTTTQAAEIAKKAKVFELILTHISTRYKNSGDLRKEASQVFREVTVAEDFMTIPVERHNR is encoded by the coding sequence ATGGAGTTAATATTTTTAGGAACCTCATCTGCACTTCCCACCACTAAACGAAACCATCCCTCCATTGCCCTTAAAGCCTTTGGAGAGGTGATGCTCTTTGATTGTGGAGAGGGGACCCAGCGCCAGATGGCCAGAATCAAACTGAGCCCCATGAAGGTGGATCATATCTATCTAACCCACCTACACGGGGATCATTTCCTGGGACTGCCCGGCATGATACAATCCATGGCCTTCCGAGGCCGTAAAGAGCCACTACACATCTATGGGCCTGAAGGAACTATAAAAACTGTCCAGGCCATTAAAGACCTGGGTTACTATGCATTATCTTTTCCCATACATGCTTATGAAGTAAGAGAAGGTGTGATTCTTGAAACAGATAACTATGTAATTGAATGCTGTCCTACCCACCACTCTGTACTTAACCTGGCATATTCCGTGGAAGAAAAACGGTCTCCTAAATTCCTCCGGGAAAAAGCCATTGCACTGGGCTTGAAACCAGGCCCAGATTTTGGTAAACTTCAGAATGGAATTCCAGTAGAGTTAAATGGTGAATTAATACTGCCAGAACAGGTCCTTGGAGAAAAAAGAAGGGGGAGGAAGATTGTTTATTCCGGAGATACCATACCCTGCCAGGAACTGGTTAAATTCGCATCTAATGCTGATGTTCTCATACATGAATCCACTTACGAATCATCACAGGAAAAAAAAGCCCTTGAAAATGGCCACTCCACTACCACCCAGGCCGCAGAGATTGCCAAAAAAGCAAAGGTATTTGAATTAATTCTAACCCATATAAGCACCCGTTACAAGAACAGCGGTGATTTAAGAAAAGAAGCCAGCCAGGTGTTCCGTGAAGTGACTGTGGCTGAGGATTTCATGACTATCCCCGTGGAACGACATAACCGTTAG